The following are encoded in a window of Lacinutrix sp. WUR7 genomic DNA:
- a CDS encoding NADP-dependent isocitrate dehydrogenase: MTKNSTIIYTKTDEAPALATHSFLPIVQAFTNSAGVKVESRDISLASRILAVFSDMLPEDQRVKDTLAELGELVKKPEANIIKLPNISASVPQLKTAIKELQAKGYALPDYPDEPETAEEKNIKSRYDKVKGSAVNPVLREGNSDRRAPKAVKNYAKKNPHSMGAWSKDSKTHVSTMTHGDFFHNEKSITLDEATTVKIVHTDEKGKQTNLKEGLDLLKGEIIDATIMSKKALIEFLEEQVEDALDKSVLFSLHMKATMMKVSDPIIFGHAVRVFFHDLFKKHGKTFEKIGVDVNNGFGNLLEKLSDLPESKRDEIREDIRYALDHSADLAMVNSDRGITNLHVPSDVIIDASMPAMIRTSGQMWNAEGKLQDTKAVIPDSSYAGIYDATIKFCKKHGAFDPTTMGTVPNVGLMAQKAEEYGSHDKTFEIKSKGKVEVIDASGKVLLAHKVEAGDIWRMCQVKDAPVQDWVKLAVTRARASQTPAVFWLDKKRAHDAELIKKVNLYLLDHDTTGLDIRILPPFEATNFTLERVREGKDTISVSGNVLRDYLTDLFPILELGTSAKMLSIVPLMNGGGLFETGAGGSAPKHVQQFVEENHLRWDSLGEFLALAVSLEHLGETNNNESALVLSETLDEATEKLLENKKGPSRKVNELDNRGSHFYLAMYWADALANQTKDLDLKETFTAIAKAFHENEEVIVNELNKVQGKSVKMGGYYKPNEDLTSKAMRPSKTFNTIVNSIK; the protein is encoded by the coding sequence ATGACAAAAAATTCAACAATAATTTATACTAAAACGGATGAAGCACCAGCTTTAGCTACGCATTCATTTTTACCAATAGTTCAAGCTTTTACAAACTCTGCAGGAGTAAAAGTAGAATCAAGAGACATCTCATTAGCATCAAGAATACTTGCTGTGTTTTCAGATATGTTACCAGAAGACCAACGTGTTAAAGATACATTGGCAGAATTAGGAGAATTGGTAAAAAAACCAGAAGCTAATATTATAAAATTACCAAATATTAGTGCATCTGTACCACAGTTAAAAACAGCCATCAAAGAATTACAAGCAAAAGGATACGCTTTACCAGACTATCCGGATGAACCAGAAACTGCTGAGGAAAAAAATATTAAATCTCGTTACGACAAAGTAAAAGGTAGTGCAGTTAACCCAGTATTACGTGAAGGTAATTCGGATCGTCGTGCTCCAAAAGCGGTTAAGAATTATGCGAAAAAGAATCCACATTCTATGGGAGCTTGGAGCAAAGACTCTAAAACGCATGTATCTACCATGACACATGGTGACTTTTTTCACAATGAGAAATCGATAACCCTTGACGAAGCTACAACAGTCAAAATTGTACATACAGACGAGAAAGGAAAACAGACTAATTTAAAAGAAGGTCTAGATTTACTTAAAGGAGAAATTATTGATGCTACCATAATGAGTAAAAAAGCATTAATCGAATTTTTAGAAGAACAAGTAGAAGATGCCTTAGATAAAAGCGTATTGTTTTCATTACACATGAAAGCAACGATGATGAAAGTAAGTGATCCAATTATATTTGGTCATGCTGTTCGTGTATTCTTCCATGATTTATTTAAAAAACATGGTAAGACATTCGAAAAAATTGGTGTAGATGTGAATAATGGTTTTGGAAACTTACTTGAAAAATTAAGTGATTTACCTGAAAGTAAACGCGACGAAATAAGAGAAGATATCCGATATGCCTTAGACCATAGTGCAGATTTAGCAATGGTAAATAGCGATAGAGGTATTACAAATTTACATGTCCCTAGTGATGTTATTATTGATGCTTCTATGCCAGCAATGATTCGTACTTCTGGACAAATGTGGAATGCAGAAGGTAAACTACAAGATACTAAAGCAGTAATTCCAGATAGTAGTTATGCTGGTATTTATGATGCAACTATAAAATTTTGTAAAAAACATGGTGCTTTCGATCCTACAACAATGGGAACAGTTCCTAATGTTGGACTTATGGCTCAAAAAGCAGAAGAGTATGGTTCTCATGACAAGACTTTCGAAATAAAATCAAAAGGAAAAGTGGAGGTTATAGATGCTTCTGGTAAGGTTCTTTTAGCCCACAAAGTAGAAGCTGGAGATATTTGGAGAATGTGCCAAGTAAAAGATGCTCCTGTACAAGATTGGGTAAAATTAGCGGTTACTAGAGCTAGAGCTTCTCAAACTCCTGCTGTTTTTTGGTTAGATAAAAAAAGAGCGCATGATGCAGAATTAATTAAAAAAGTGAATCTATATCTTTTAGATCATGATACTACTGGTTTAGATATTCGAATTCTCCCTCCTTTTGAAGCAACTAATTTTACACTAGAAAGAGTAAGAGAAGGAAAAGATACTATTTCCGTTTCTGGAAATGTTTTACGTGATTACTTAACCGATTTATTCCCTATTCTAGAATTAGGTACTTCGGCAAAAATGTTATCTATTGTTCCCTTAATGAATGGTGGAGGTTTATTTGAAACTGGTGCTGGAGGTTCTGCACCAAAACATGTGCAACAATTTGTGGAAGAAAACCATTTACGTTGGGATTCTTTAGGTGAATTTTTAGCACTTGCAGTTTCCTTAGAACATTTAGGGGAAACAAATAATAATGAAAGCGCTTTAGTTTTAAGTGAAACTCTAGATGAAGCAACAGAGAAATTACTAGAAAATAAAAAAGGTCCTTCTCGTAAAGTAAACGAATTGGATAATAGAGGAAGTCATTTCTACTTAGCAATGTATTGGGCGGATGCTCTAGCAAACCAAACAAAAGATCTAGATTTAAAAGAAACCTTTACTGCTATAGCAAAGGCTTTTCATGAAAATGAAGAAGTAATTGTTAATGAGCTAAACAAAGTACAAGGTAAATCTGTAAAAATGGGAGGCTACTATAAACCAAACGAAGATCTAACTAGCAAAGCAATGCGACCTAGTAAAACCTTTAATACTATTGTGAATAGTATTAAATAA
- a CDS encoding TonB-dependent receptor, with amino-acid sequence MLHLKKIFFLIFLTSASIYSQEKFTLSGTIQEATSNETLISVNIIVPELQTGTTTNEYGFYSITLPEGNYKVIISYIGFAEVVETINLSQNITKNYSLVEATQNLDEVVIKENVERLNIKKPQMSVNVLSSSTIKQIPAILGEPDVIKAITMLPGVTTAGEGASGFNVRGGAADQNLILLDEATIYNSSHLFGFFSVFNPDAIKDLKLYKGGIPARYGGRVSSVLDIYQKEGNNKSFHANGGIGIVSSRLLIEGPIQKEKASFLLGGRSSYAHLFLPLFDVDSKAYFYDLNTKISYKINKNNNVYLSGYFGRDVFSLSDSFKNTYGNSVLNFRWNHLFSNKLFSNTSLIYSDYYYGLDLNFIEFKWNSGIRNFNFKYDLKHYLNDKIKLQYGLNSIYHKFNPGEIEPSSPSSGINPRKLIDKYAFENAIYIDAEHKLTDKLTASYGLRYSSFLRLGQKELNVYENDNPILFNEALQIYEKADPIGIESSSKSEVLESFGNLEPRLALAYQLNNNTSIKASYNRLSQYLHLLSNTSSPTPLDVWTPSGKYAKPQLLDQVAIGYFKNFKDRIFSLEVESFYKKVKNRIDYIDGADLIANDAIEQIILNGKARAYGLEVLFRKNEGRFKGWFAYTLSKSEQKTPGRTPAETGINNGNWYNTAYDKTHDVSITASYDLNLKWTFNANFLLQSGQPVTYPNGQYEYNGVTIPSYANRNEFRLPTYHRLDISANYTPKPDKQKGWQTYWVFGIYNMYNRRNAASISFRENEDTRANEAVRLSIFGIVPSVSYNFKF; translated from the coding sequence ATGCTGCACCTAAAAAAAATATTCTTTTTAATTTTTTTAACAAGCGCTTCTATATATAGTCAAGAAAAATTCACCTTAAGTGGAACCATTCAAGAAGCTACAAGTAATGAAACGCTAATTAGTGTAAACATTATTGTTCCAGAACTACAAACAGGAACAACTACCAATGAATATGGCTTCTACTCCATCACGCTACCTGAAGGCAATTACAAAGTAATTATTAGCTACATTGGTTTTGCTGAAGTTGTGGAAACTATTAATCTTTCCCAAAACATTACCAAAAATTATAGTTTAGTAGAGGCTACCCAAAATCTAGACGAAGTGGTTATTAAAGAAAATGTGGAAAGATTAAATATCAAAAAACCGCAAATGAGTGTAAACGTACTCTCTTCCAGTACCATAAAACAAATTCCCGCTATACTTGGCGAACCAGATGTTATCAAAGCAATAACCATGCTTCCAGGAGTTACCACTGCCGGCGAAGGTGCCTCTGGATTCAATGTACGTGGTGGTGCCGCAGATCAGAATTTAATTTTATTAGACGAAGCTACTATCTATAATTCTTCCCATCTATTTGGATTCTTTTCGGTTTTTAATCCCGATGCCATAAAGGATTTAAAATTATATAAAGGAGGAATTCCTGCACGATATGGCGGACGTGTTTCTTCCGTTTTAGACATATATCAAAAAGAAGGAAATAATAAATCGTTTCATGCAAATGGTGGCATTGGAATTGTTTCTAGTAGACTTTTAATTGAAGGTCCTATACAAAAAGAAAAAGCCTCTTTCCTTTTAGGAGGAAGATCTTCGTATGCACATTTGTTTCTTCCGCTATTTGATGTAGATAGCAAAGCATATTTCTACGATTTAAACACAAAAATAAGCTACAAAATCAACAAAAATAACAATGTATATTTATCCGGTTATTTTGGCAGAGATGTATTTAGTTTAAGCGATAGTTTTAAAAACACCTATGGTAATTCAGTTTTAAACTTTAGATGGAATCATTTATTTTCTAATAAATTATTTTCAAATACCTCTTTAATTTATTCCGATTATTATTACGGTTTAGATTTAAACTTCATTGAATTCAAATGGAATTCTGGCATTAGAAATTTTAATTTTAAATACGATTTAAAACATTACTTAAACGATAAAATAAAACTGCAATATGGTTTAAATAGTATTTATCATAAATTTAATCCTGGCGAAATTGAGCCTTCTAGTCCATCCTCAGGAATAAATCCAAGAAAGTTAATCGATAAATATGCTTTTGAAAATGCGATATATATAGATGCAGAACATAAATTAACAGATAAACTTACCGCTTCTTATGGTTTGCGTTATAGTTCGTTTTTACGTTTGGGACAAAAAGAATTGAATGTGTACGAAAATGATAACCCAATTCTATTTAATGAAGCGCTTCAAATTTACGAAAAAGCAGATCCTATTGGTATAGAGTCTTCTAGCAAAAGTGAGGTATTAGAATCTTTTGGTAATTTAGAACCTAGGCTAGCACTTGCATATCAGTTAAATAATAACACTTCTATTAAAGCTAGTTATAACAGATTAAGTCAGTATTTACATTTGCTCTCTAACACCAGTTCTCCAACACCTTTAGATGTTTGGACACCAAGTGGAAAATACGCAAAACCACAACTATTAGATCAGGTAGCTATTGGTTATTTTAAAAATTTTAAAGACAGAATCTTTTCTTTAGAAGTAGAATCCTTTTACAAAAAAGTAAAAAATAGAATAGACTATATAGACGGAGCAGATTTAATTGCGAATGATGCTATTGAACAAATTATTCTAAACGGAAAAGCAAGAGCATATGGTTTAGAAGTTTTATTCCGAAAAAATGAAGGGCGTTTTAAAGGATGGTTCGCCTATACATTATCCAAATCGGAACAAAAAACACCAGGAAGAACTCCTGCAGAAACAGGAATAAATAATGGTAATTGGTACAACACAGCATATGATAAAACCCACGATGTATCCATCACTGCAAGCTATGATTTAAATCTAAAATGGACTTTTAACGCGAACTTTTTATTACAATCCGGACAACCAGTAACCTACCCAAATGGACAATATGAATACAATGGGGTAACCATACCAAGCTATGCAAACCGAAATGAATTCAGGCTACCAACC